In Neorhizobium galegae, the following proteins share a genomic window:
- a CDS encoding site-specific DNA-methyltransferase: MSKFNNVAIHGDDKPFDPRHMVSAAPVVVLWGANHFADKLPASSKWLIWDKRKGFTRNDFADCEIAWTNQKGVARLIAHYWNGMMRDSEKGVPRVHPTQKPIVVMEWALREVSTVGQLILDPYMGSGTTGVACVKSGRPFVGIEIDNGYFEIACERIRKAYAQPDMFVAAPEKPAVAEQFGLSLEGGEA, translated from the coding sequence GTGTCCAAGTTCAATAACGTCGCGATCCATGGCGATGACAAGCCGTTCGACCCGAGGCACATGGTTTCCGCCGCTCCTGTCGTAGTTCTGTGGGGCGCCAATCACTTCGCCGACAAGCTCCCGGCTTCATCCAAATGGCTGATCTGGGACAAGAGAAAGGGTTTTACGCGAAATGATTTTGCAGACTGTGAGATAGCCTGGACGAACCAGAAGGGCGTTGCGCGCCTGATAGCCCATTACTGGAACGGGATGATGCGCGACTCCGAGAAGGGGGTCCCAAGGGTACATCCGACGCAAAAGCCGATTGTTGTCATGGAGTGGGCACTCCGTGAAGTGTCCACGGTAGGGCAACTGATCCTTGATCCATATATGGGCTCTGGCACGACGGGGGTAGCCTGCGTCAAGTCCGGCCGTCCCTTTGTCGGCATAGAGATCGATAATGGGTACTTCGAGATCGCTTGCGAGCGCATCCGCAAGGCCTACGCGCAGCCGGATATGTTCGTGGCGGCGCCGGAAAAGCCGGCTGTAGCGGAACAGTTCGGCCTTTCGCTGGAAGGCGGTGAGGCATGA
- a CDS encoding helix-turn-helix domain-containing protein, with amino-acid sequence MSHKATMWAVTVRGITCAEARVLWHLADCHNPVEGCFPSQDYLAEACEIDERTVRRLLANLRGKSLINWTEQRDGKYRKNNRYALAF; translated from the coding sequence ATGAGCCACAAAGCGACCATGTGGGCCGTCACGGTGCGCGGCATCACTTGTGCGGAAGCGCGGGTGCTGTGGCATCTCGCCGACTGCCATAATCCCGTCGAGGGATGCTTCCCTTCCCAAGATTACCTTGCTGAAGCATGCGAGATTGACGAGCGGACGGTGCGCCGGCTGCTGGCGAATCTGCGAGGAAAGAGCCTCATAAATTGGACCGAGCAGCGCGACGGGAAGTATCGCAAAAACAACCGGTATGCCCTTGCCTTCTGA
- the nusG gene encoding transcription termination/antitermination protein NusG translates to MHEGNEVDVTRGMEKIARDVREMGEEATNRHAACVDRVYENLWEARWYCLQIKKDCETSVENALRLSRIEAFMPRELLVEVRRGRKVERNIPCFPGYMLVRVVPSAAAFLGLKSHHDVVDIVGSKTGSYHVIRDADVDVFRRFCEQTEAPRLAVDKTMKDGDRADIVMGPFAGFMFRLVMGSAAGLRISPQRKIATKSYCCWHRVGQISGSPVQWGSRSRL, encoded by the coding sequence ATGCACGAAGGCAATGAAGTGGACGTGACGCGAGGCATGGAAAAGATTGCGAGGGATGTGCGGGAGATGGGTGAAGAGGCAACGAATCGGCATGCAGCATGCGTAGATCGCGTCTATGAAAATCTCTGGGAGGCGCGTTGGTATTGCCTGCAGATCAAAAAAGATTGCGAAACCTCTGTGGAAAATGCTCTGAGGCTTTCGCGCATCGAGGCATTTATGCCGCGTGAATTGCTGGTCGAGGTTCGTCGTGGCCGCAAGGTCGAGCGCAATATCCCTTGCTTTCCGGGCTACATGTTGGTGCGTGTCGTGCCATCTGCAGCGGCCTTTCTGGGGCTGAAAAGCCATCATGACGTCGTCGATATCGTCGGAAGCAAGACCGGATCGTATCACGTGATTCGGGATGCGGATGTTGATGTTTTCAGACGGTTTTGCGAACAGACCGAGGCGCCGCGGCTGGCTGTCGACAAGACGATGAAAGACGGTGACAGGGCCGATATCGTGATGGGTCCATTCGCCGGGTTCATGTTCCGGTTGGTTATGGGAAGCGCGGCAGGCCTCCGCATATCCCCACAAAGGAAAATCGCAACAAAGTCATACTGTTGCTGGCACAGGGTTGGACAGATCAGCGGATCGCCGGTGCAATGGGGATCACGATCCCGACTTTGA
- a CDS encoding terminase large subunit, with the protein MVVDLSCRNWFEKLQAGKPPLPDGLPLDVAEANAAINVFEKLRLPDVPGQPLLRDVAGQWARDFVGVIFGLVEMNDARTVVVNRKVRKFFQLVPKKNSKTTNGAAIMMTALLRNRRPNAEFLLVGPTQATAELAYDQAAGMVMADPWLKKRFHTRDHQKTIEDRKLGAKLKIKSFDNKVMTGVKPVAVLVDELHELGKIPYAQKVMAQIEGGIIANPEGFIVIITTQSDAPPAGVFETELKHARAVRDGEYEGGETLAMLYEFPLKLQADEAKPWEDPKLWPLVLPNLNRSVTIDRLLPLFRENKEKGIEAFSIWASQHLNVEIGIAINGTSWRGADFWLSSTDKSLTLDSLIERCEVCCVGIDGGGLDDLFGFGVIGREKETKRWLWWSKAWAHREVLERRKDISEQLQSFDDVTICDDATQDIREAADLIERLWIEGILPETAGVGLDPFAIAALIDELMSRGIPEEMLVSIRQGTALSPATWGMERKLKDGTLVHADQPLMKWCVSNAKVEVRGGAILITKQTAGRAKIDPLVAGFNAGMLMSRNPEAQGISVYESRGILEIEVDYL; encoded by the coding sequence ATGGTCGTCGACCTTTCCTGCCGCAATTGGTTCGAGAAGCTGCAAGCCGGCAAGCCGCCATTGCCGGATGGTCTGCCGCTGGATGTCGCGGAAGCCAACGCCGCGATCAACGTTTTCGAGAAGCTGCGGCTTCCGGATGTACCAGGGCAGCCTTTGCTGCGAGACGTTGCGGGTCAATGGGCGCGAGACTTCGTAGGGGTAATCTTCGGCCTCGTCGAGATGAACGACGCGAGAACCGTCGTCGTCAATCGGAAGGTCCGGAAGTTCTTCCAGCTCGTTCCGAAGAAAAACTCTAAGACGACGAACGGCGCCGCGATCATGATGACGGCGCTTCTCCGCAATCGCCGGCCGAACGCCGAGTTCCTGCTGGTCGGTCCGACCCAGGCCACTGCCGAACTTGCTTATGACCAGGCGGCCGGCATGGTGATGGCGGACCCCTGGCTGAAAAAGCGGTTTCATACCAGGGATCATCAAAAGACGATCGAGGACAGGAAGCTCGGCGCCAAGCTGAAGATCAAGTCTTTCGACAACAAGGTCATGACCGGGGTCAAGCCGGTCGCTGTCTTGGTAGACGAGCTGCACGAGCTCGGGAAGATACCGTACGCGCAGAAGGTTATGGCCCAGATCGAGGGGGGCATTATTGCCAACCCTGAAGGCTTCATCGTTATCATAACGACCCAGTCAGACGCGCCACCGGCCGGGGTATTCGAGACTGAACTGAAGCACGCACGAGCGGTTCGGGATGGAGAGTATGAGGGCGGGGAAACCCTCGCCATGCTTTACGAGTTTCCCCTCAAACTTCAGGCCGACGAAGCCAAACCATGGGAAGACCCGAAGCTCTGGCCTCTCGTTCTTCCTAACCTCAACAGGTCGGTTACCATCGATCGGCTGTTGCCGCTGTTTCGTGAGAACAAGGAAAAGGGGATCGAAGCTTTCTCGATCTGGGCTTCTCAGCATCTCAATGTTGAGATCGGGATCGCGATCAACGGCACGAGCTGGCGAGGGGCCGATTTCTGGCTGTCCTCGACAGACAAGAGCTTGACGCTCGACAGCTTGATCGAGCGTTGCGAGGTGTGCTGCGTCGGGATCGATGGCGGTGGACTCGACGATCTGTTCGGGTTTGGGGTGATCGGGCGGGAAAAGGAAACCAAGCGCTGGCTCTGGTGGAGCAAGGCCTGGGCACATCGTGAGGTACTTGAGCGACGGAAGGATATTTCCGAGCAGCTTCAATCCTTCGACGATGTGACGATCTGTGATGATGCGACGCAGGATATTCGCGAGGCCGCCGATCTGATCGAGCGCCTTTGGATTGAGGGCATCCTGCCGGAAACCGCCGGCGTGGGTCTTGACCCCTTCGCGATTGCGGCGCTGATCGACGAGTTGATGTCACGGGGCATACCGGAAGAGATGCTGGTCTCGATCCGCCAGGGTACAGCGCTTTCTCCAGCTACCTGGGGAATGGAGCGAAAGCTCAAAGATGGAACACTCGTTCACGCCGACCAGCCGCTTATGAAGTGGTGCGTGTCTAATGCAAAGGTCGAGGTTCGCGGGGGCGCGATCCTCATCACGAAGCAGACGGCCGGTCGCGCCAAGATTGACCCGCTGGTCGCGGGGTTCAACGCAGGCATGTTGATGTCGCGCAATCCTGAAGCTCAAGGGATCTCGGTCTACGAGAGCCGGGGTATTCTGGAAATCGAGGTAGATTACCTGTGA
- a CDS encoding phage portal protein yields the protein MRAIGGSKTKAGTRVSEYNALQLPVVYACVNRICNPIARFPLKMYRAMPDGSRRQLTADDHPFAGFLGLRPNELMSSRTLRKTTQAHALLWGNGYVEIERNGRNQSVGLYPLLPDRTAPVRENGDHWFRTRIDGKQVDIDSGNVIHIMDQSQDGYVGISQISMARQAVGWGFAMEEFGSKFFANDAKSGGFLMHPGRLSGEARRNIRGKDGEQKPSPENPKSGLEPQGGLENAHRVKVLEEGMKFIQTTIPPEDAQFLGSREFQIAEIARIYDVPLILLQSQEKQTSFGAGIEQLMIAFVRQTIDPWVNAWEEELNFKLFTEEEREKGYYVKFNMNALLRGDMKARAEYYNRLFGVGGMSPNMILAKEDEDGIGEMGDHHFVPANFVTLKRATDPNYQPSGAKSAEQPPAEEPAADAFENEDDPE from the coding sequence GTGAGAGCCATCGGAGGCAGCAAGACCAAGGCCGGCACGCGCGTCAGCGAGTACAACGCGCTGCAGCTTCCTGTCGTCTATGCCTGCGTCAACCGGATCTGCAATCCCATAGCGCGTTTCCCGCTGAAAATGTATCGGGCAATGCCTGACGGAAGCCGCCGTCAGCTGACGGCCGACGATCACCCTTTTGCCGGTTTCCTGGGATTGCGGCCGAATGAGCTGATGAGCTCTCGCACCTTGCGCAAGACCACACAGGCGCACGCGCTGCTTTGGGGAAACGGATACGTCGAGATCGAGCGGAACGGCAGGAACCAGTCTGTCGGCCTTTACCCGCTCCTGCCTGACCGTACCGCACCGGTTCGTGAGAACGGCGACCACTGGTTCCGGACGCGGATCGACGGAAAGCAGGTCGATATCGACAGCGGTAACGTCATCCACATCATGGACCAGAGCCAGGACGGATACGTTGGCATTTCTCAGATATCCATGGCTCGCCAGGCTGTGGGCTGGGGTTTCGCTATGGAGGAGTTTGGCTCCAAGTTCTTCGCCAACGATGCGAAGTCTGGCGGCTTCCTGATGCATCCGGGCAGATTGAGCGGCGAGGCAAGGCGAAATATCCGCGGCAAGGATGGCGAGCAGAAGCCCAGCCCGGAAAATCCAAAATCGGGGCTTGAACCTCAGGGCGGGCTTGAGAACGCCCATAGGGTGAAAGTCCTCGAAGAGGGCATGAAATTCATTCAGACCACCATCCCGCCGGAAGATGCGCAATTCCTCGGGTCTCGCGAGTTTCAGATTGCCGAAATCGCCCGGATTTATGATGTGCCTCTCATCCTGCTGCAAAGTCAGGAGAAGCAGACCAGTTTCGGCGCTGGCATCGAGCAGTTGATGATCGCGTTCGTGCGTCAGACGATCGACCCGTGGGTTAATGCCTGGGAGGAGGAGCTCAACTTCAAGCTCTTCACAGAGGAGGAGCGGGAAAAGGGCTATTACGTCAAATTCAACATGAACGCCCTTCTGCGCGGCGACATGAAGGCGAGAGCGGAATACTACAACCGCCTGTTCGGCGTCGGCGGGATGTCTCCAAACATGATCCTCGCCAAGGAAGACGAGGATGGCATCGGCGAGATGGGCGACCACCATTTTGTGCCGGCGAATTTCGTGACGTTGAAGCGCGCCACGGACCCCAATTATCAGCCCAGCGGGGCGAAGAGCGCGGAACAGCCGCCGGCCGAAGAGCCTGCTGCTGACGCCTTCGAAAATGAGGATGATCCGGAATGA
- a CDS encoding S49 family peptidase, translating to MAIIPLRGVISNRMNLMGNISGGGGTSSEAFIQQLRNSRDDEGVKAVILDVDTPGGAVSGTDEAAGVVQSFKGIKPIIAQVNASAASAGYWMIAGADEIVVTPSGQVGSIGVYTIHDDISAALEKAGIKKTIIGAGQFKTETNPFAPLSEEALDHVRSQVTAYYDMFVERVASGRGVATSAVRDGFGKGRMVMARQAVADGMADRIGTMEETLQRFGVEPQPDRKRALAPERMKRAASL from the coding sequence GTGGCCATTATTCCGCTTCGGGGCGTCATTTCAAACCGGATGAACCTGATGGGAAACATCTCCGGCGGTGGCGGGACCAGTTCCGAAGCTTTCATTCAGCAGCTCCGAAACTCGCGAGACGACGAGGGCGTCAAAGCTGTCATCCTCGATGTCGATACGCCTGGCGGAGCGGTGTCTGGTACTGATGAGGCCGCAGGCGTCGTTCAGAGCTTCAAGGGTATCAAGCCCATCATCGCGCAGGTCAATGCGTCCGCTGCGAGCGCTGGGTACTGGATGATTGCAGGCGCCGACGAAATCGTAGTTACCCCGAGCGGCCAGGTCGGATCAATCGGCGTCTATACCATTCACGATGATATCAGCGCTGCGCTCGAAAAGGCTGGCATCAAAAAGACCATCATCGGCGCAGGCCAGTTCAAGACCGAAACCAATCCGTTCGCGCCGTTGAGCGAGGAGGCACTCGATCACGTCCGTTCGCAGGTAACCGCCTACTACGACATGTTCGTTGAGCGGGTCGCGAGCGGCCGGGGCGTCGCGACGTCTGCGGTTCGGGATGGTTTCGGCAAGGGCCGCATGGTCATGGCCCGCCAAGCCGTGGCTGATGGCATGGCGGACAGGATCGGCACGATGGAGGAAACCCTCCAGCGGTTCGGGGTTGAACCGCAGCCTGATCGCAAGCGGGCTCTGGCGCCTGAACGGATGAAGCGCGCCGCGTCGCTCTGA
- a CDS encoding phage major capsid protein produces MLKQLREKRAKLVADMRGMITAAETADRDFSAEEQAAYDALQAEKDGLDTRIGRLEGQEAAETALNVVIPAASRRGGIERAGGPEAAKEFESMGEFLHAVRFRPSDQRLNFVEGVGHQPDDNGMQAEMRMDNDTSGGFMVPTQLRNTLLSVRPQDALVRPRATVLEAGDPPDAGVTMPAIEQGGANPGNMFGGMTFSWIEEGGEKLETDADLSAITLTPHEIAGFVTVTDKLLRNWRASASFLEGQMRSGVSAAEDYAFLRGNGVTQPLGAINAPAMKYINRTTALQVTYVDLLKMVAVLLMRGGVPVWSMPQSAIIPLAQLTDPEGHYIWKPDARDGFAGTLLGYPVRWNNRAPALGVKGDIILADWSYYLIKDGSGPFVAASEHVKFTQNKTVIKIFWNVDGAPWMKAPIKEENGYEVSPFVGLDIPA; encoded by the coding sequence ATGCTGAAGCAGTTGCGTGAAAAGCGCGCCAAGCTTGTCGCCGATATGCGCGGCATGATTACCGCCGCCGAAACCGCAGATCGAGACTTTTCGGCTGAAGAGCAGGCGGCATACGACGCGCTGCAGGCCGAAAAGGATGGTCTGGATACCCGGATTGGACGCCTTGAAGGGCAGGAAGCAGCGGAAACGGCGCTCAACGTCGTCATTCCCGCCGCCTCCCGTCGCGGCGGCATCGAGCGTGCCGGCGGTCCGGAAGCAGCGAAGGAATTCGAGAGCATGGGCGAGTTCCTCCATGCTGTTCGCTTCCGTCCGAGCGATCAGCGCCTCAATTTCGTGGAGGGCGTCGGTCATCAGCCGGACGACAATGGCATGCAGGCCGAAATGCGCATGGACAACGACACTTCCGGCGGCTTCATGGTGCCGACGCAGCTGCGCAATACCCTCCTGAGTGTCAGACCGCAGGATGCGCTTGTCCGGCCGCGCGCAACCGTCCTGGAAGCCGGCGATCCGCCGGATGCCGGTGTCACCATGCCGGCGATCGAGCAGGGCGGCGCCAATCCCGGCAACATGTTCGGTGGCATGACCTTCTCCTGGATCGAGGAAGGCGGCGAAAAGCTGGAAACGGATGCTGATCTGTCGGCAATCACGCTGACGCCGCACGAAATCGCGGGCTTCGTCACGGTGACCGACAAGCTGCTCCGCAACTGGCGCGCTTCAGCATCTTTCCTGGAAGGGCAGATGCGCAGCGGTGTTTCCGCCGCTGAAGATTATGCGTTCCTGCGAGGCAACGGCGTGACGCAACCGCTCGGCGCTATCAACGCGCCGGCGATGAAATACATCAACCGCACCACCGCGCTCCAGGTCACTTATGTCGACCTGCTGAAAATGGTCGCCGTCCTCCTGATGCGCGGCGGCGTGCCGGTATGGTCTATGCCTCAGTCGGCCATCATTCCGCTGGCGCAGCTCACGGACCCGGAAGGTCACTACATCTGGAAGCCGGACGCGCGCGACGGGTTCGCGGGCACCTTGCTTGGCTATCCGGTGCGCTGGAACAACCGTGCGCCTGCGCTCGGGGTCAAGGGCGACATTATCCTTGCGGATTGGTCGTACTACCTCATCAAGGACGGCTCCGGCCCGTTCGTTGCCGCTTCCGAGCATGTCAAGTTCACCCAGAACAAGACGGTCATCAAGATCTTCTGGAACGTCGATGGCGCTCCCTGGATGAAGGCGCCGATCAAGGAAGAAAACGGCTACGAAGTCTCGCCCTTCGTCGGCCTCGATATCCCGGCCTGA
- a CDS encoding phage tail tube protein: MSYSENWNGYVAIKEQSAKGAQASGAGGLLLWTSGGQGGQLTKQAIQSQIVRHDAQQLRGRHGSRRTAGTYASEIAIGRADPVLEAVMRSAWSTADLAITQADMTSVTTGANTLVAAAGNWITKGLRVGDVVRPSGLPDAANNGRNLRIVGLTSLVITVAETLVVNAAADTTFSIVRPGRVIINGAAGALARKYFTIEEHEYDLDASEVYTDCRWSRLMLRMSADGLLECEYGWTGTGQLDVVDAAAAPHFTNPTDPTNVSLAASEAVLRFDSGDELDLTSFDFTMDLQPAAPATVNPTGLAPDVFLGTVQASMNLTLLRKDMQALADLSDETVLSLHLLASENETSPADFFSLVVPNFTLGSVAKSALTKAGGARTVTIGVPADLVGKDTRGGAFDPTTVKFQVSNAS, encoded by the coding sequence ATGAGCTATTCTGAGAATTGGAACGGCTATGTCGCCATCAAGGAGCAGTCGGCCAAGGGCGCGCAAGCGTCCGGAGCCGGTGGCCTGCTCCTGTGGACGAGCGGCGGCCAGGGCGGTCAGCTGACCAAGCAGGCGATCCAGTCGCAGATCGTGCGGCACGACGCCCAGCAGCTGCGCGGCCGGCACGGCTCGCGGCGCACGGCCGGCACCTATGCCAGCGAGATTGCGATCGGCCGCGCCGATCCTGTCCTCGAGGCTGTGATGCGCAGCGCCTGGTCGACGGCGGATCTCGCCATCACGCAAGCCGACATGACCAGCGTTACGACCGGCGCCAATACCCTTGTTGCTGCGGCTGGCAACTGGATCACCAAGGGATTGCGGGTCGGTGACGTCGTCCGCCCCTCGGGATTGCCGGATGCCGCCAATAACGGGAGGAACCTGCGGATCGTCGGTTTGACTTCGCTGGTCATCACCGTTGCAGAAACCCTCGTCGTCAACGCCGCAGCGGACACCACCTTTTCGATCGTCCGGCCTGGCCGCGTCATCATCAACGGAGCGGCGGGCGCCCTGGCCCGGAAATACTTCACGATCGAGGAGCACGAATACGACCTCGATGCGTCGGAAGTCTATACGGATTGCCGCTGGTCTCGCCTGATGCTGCGCATGAGTGCCGATGGGCTTCTCGAATGCGAGTACGGCTGGACCGGTACCGGTCAGCTGGATGTCGTCGATGCCGCCGCCGCTCCGCACTTCACCAATCCGACAGATCCGACGAACGTTTCTCTCGCCGCGTCGGAAGCAGTGCTGCGGTTCGATTCTGGTGACGAGCTCGATCTCACCAGCTTCGATTTCACGATGGACCTTCAGCCTGCAGCGCCGGCTACCGTCAATCCGACCGGGCTGGCGCCGGATGTCTTCCTCGGCACGGTGCAGGCGTCGATGAACCTGACGCTGCTGCGCAAGGACATGCAGGCGCTTGCCGACCTGTCGGACGAAACCGTGCTGTCGCTGCATCTGCTGGCGTCCGAGAACGAAACCTCGCCGGCCGATTTCTTCTCCCTCGTCGTCCCGAACTTCACGCTCGGAAGCGTCGCCAAATCGGCCCTGACCAAGGCCGGCGGCGCTCGCACCGTCACGATCGGAGTGCCCGCGGATCTGGTCGGCAAGGATACCCGTGGCGGCGCTTTCGATCCGACGACCGTCAAGTTCCAGGTCAGCAACGCAAGCTGA
- a CDS encoding phage tail assembly chaperone — protein MPPYPEELAYLWRAYNRIRRRKGSGFAGRTPIEWTDIDAFVRNARMMLAPWEIEVIEALDDAFMSVKQSPSP, from the coding sequence ATGCCTCCCTACCCGGAGGAGTTGGCTTATCTCTGGCGCGCCTACAACCGTATCAGGCGTCGCAAGGGAAGCGGGTTTGCCGGCCGGACGCCGATCGAATGGACCGATATCGACGCATTCGTTCGCAATGCCCGCATGATGCTCGCTCCCTGGGAGATCGAGGTCATCGAAGCCCTCGACGACGCGTTCATGTCGGTCAAGCAATCCCCGTCACCGTGA
- a CDS encoding phage tail length tape measure family protein, translated as MTAAMGMSPLMIGLQQGTQLASVVSTMERPVRGLATAFLSLISPVSLVTIGLTAGVAALIQYFSTSSEGSGKMSADLRAQAELIASVANKWGDATPMLKAYADQMERAADAANRLKAADVVAKEQFKPVEDVLSDINPQYIAARRAMQGLGQDADPLFRKVTGSFTELQSKIMDGTATIENLTTVQNALSEAYEKTGLPVIDRLIKAYDALLPRLREVAKAAADIRQEGSGSILPDLGTLSQLFSEGGKLYAPEDFIPSGSVPTPQARPNRELDPAFNPYDQINKSGGDRLRQLQQEADLLGLTGSAAAALRFEQEQLNAAYAQNLELSPDQLAAIRDQAAAYGQLTEQMARARMQADLKFDIDQLGRSPIDQQIASSQRSAGLPIDLNGDYAGQVRQLERVKELRSDVTGFFNDFKEGLLSGDSIGDALRNSIINALSKQADRLWDSVFNGLAAVMFPASGGSQVSGISAAGSIAGSLFSGRAANDNRAPVTPVTRAPLPDVGAVSSLSAYRDAIASIESAGSGGYSALGPITKNGDRAYGRYQVMGNNIGPWSEAALGQRLSASDFLANPSMQDKVFDHRFGSYVNKYGPSGAAQAWFGGPGSVGKGGNVSDMLGTSGTEYVNKFTNALGGASKNVDTFGGGLGKLGQSLSTGMFPTAPAAPSGWRWRRSVRMARWPLWRRGPEFGAVRIAAVHQGMVARRYRALRSRWLHRTRWRQRPRRRGASG; from the coding sequence GTGACGGCAGCCATGGGCATGTCGCCGCTCATGATCGGCCTTCAGCAGGGCACGCAGCTCGCCTCAGTCGTTTCGACCATGGAGCGGCCTGTCAGGGGCCTGGCGACTGCCTTCCTGTCGCTGATCAGCCCGGTATCGCTTGTGACGATCGGTCTAACGGCCGGGGTGGCGGCGCTCATCCAGTATTTCAGCACGTCGTCGGAGGGTTCCGGCAAGATGAGCGCGGATCTGCGTGCTCAGGCGGAACTGATCGCCTCGGTCGCGAACAAGTGGGGTGACGCAACCCCGATGCTCAAGGCTTATGCCGACCAGATGGAGCGGGCCGCCGACGCGGCAAACCGCCTGAAGGCCGCCGACGTCGTTGCCAAGGAGCAGTTCAAGCCGGTCGAAGACGTGCTCTCCGACATTAACCCGCAATACATAGCGGCGCGGCGGGCGATGCAAGGCCTCGGTCAAGACGCGGACCCACTGTTTCGAAAGGTCACCGGGAGCTTCACCGAGCTCCAGTCGAAGATCATGGATGGCACTGCCACCATTGAAAACCTGACGACCGTGCAGAACGCGCTTAGTGAGGCTTATGAAAAGACAGGCCTGCCGGTCATTGACCGACTGATCAAGGCCTACGACGCGTTGCTGCCTCGGCTCCGAGAAGTTGCAAAGGCGGCGGCAGATATCCGGCAGGAAGGCAGCGGCTCCATCCTTCCGGACTTAGGCACTCTCTCGCAGCTCTTTTCTGAGGGCGGTAAGCTCTATGCGCCCGAAGACTTCATCCCTTCCGGCAGTGTGCCGACACCGCAGGCGCGGCCAAACCGCGAGCTCGATCCGGCCTTCAACCCATACGACCAGATCAATAAGAGCGGCGGCGACCGCCTGCGGCAGCTTCAGCAGGAAGCGGACCTTCTGGGCCTCACCGGCTCTGCAGCTGCGGCCCTGCGTTTTGAGCAGGAGCAGCTCAATGCCGCCTATGCGCAGAACCTGGAGCTTTCGCCAGACCAACTTGCGGCAATTCGAGACCAGGCGGCAGCCTATGGTCAGTTGACCGAGCAGATGGCGCGTGCCCGCATGCAGGCGGATCTGAAGTTCGACATCGATCAGCTTGGACGGTCGCCGATCGACCAGCAGATTGCATCCAGCCAGAGGAGTGCCGGCCTGCCGATCGACCTCAATGGCGACTACGCCGGCCAGGTTCGTCAGCTCGAACGGGTGAAGGAGCTGCGCTCTGATGTGACTGGCTTCTTCAATGACTTCAAGGAAGGCCTGCTTTCCGGCGACAGCATTGGCGACGCGTTGCGAAATTCCATCATCAACGCTTTGAGCAAGCAGGCGGACCGCCTTTGGGATAGCGTGTTCAATGGCCTTGCCGCTGTCATGTTCCCCGCGAGCGGCGGTAGCCAAGTCTCCGGCATTTCGGCGGCGGGATCGATCGCAGGATCACTGTTTTCCGGACGGGCTGCCAATGATAACCGTGCGCCTGTCACGCCCGTAACCAGGGCACCTTTGCCAGATGTCGGCGCGGTATCCAGTTTATCCGCATATCGGGATGCCATTGCGTCGATCGAGAGCGCTGGAAGCGGCGGATATAGCGCGCTTGGCCCGATCACGAAGAACGGTGACCGAGCTTATGGCCGCTACCAGGTCATGGGCAATAATATCGGTCCTTGGTCCGAAGCGGCTCTCGGGCAGCGTCTATCCGCGAGCGATTTTCTTGCCAACCCTTCGATGCAGGACAAAGTCTTTGATCATCGGTTCGGGAGCTACGTGAACAAGTACGGGCCGTCAGGCGCCGCGCAAGCATGGTTCGGCGGTCCGGGATCTGTCGGCAAGGGCGGAAACGTTTCGGATATGCTCGGCACGAGCGGGACCGAATACGTAAACAAGTTCACCAACGCTCTCGGAGGAGCATCGAAGAACGTCGATACGTTTGGCGGAGGCCTCGGGAAGCTGGGTCAGTCGCTTTCCACCGGCATGTTCCCCACAGCTCCGGCCGCGCCTTCTGGGTGGCGGTGGCGGCGGTCTGTTCGGATGGCTCGGTGGCCTCTTTGGCGGCGGGGGCCTGAATTCGGCGCTGTCCGCATCGCCGCAGTTCACCAAGGCATGGTCGCTCGGCGGTATCGGGCTTTACGATCGCGGTGGCTTCACCGGACACGGTGGCGTCAACGACCCCGCCGGCGTGGTGCATCGGGGTGA